The Mucilaginibacter gracilis genomic interval TAATTTTGCCAATGCTTCAACTTCCTGCATTAGTGCCTGGCTATCCGTCATACCAAAAAAGCCCAAATTAGGTTTTAATTTGTGTGCTGCCTGCGTGGCGGTAACCCATTCTTTTGAGCGAATGGCGTTATCAATGGCGTACATTAATTCGGGGGTTTGTTTTATAAACAGCTCGATAGATTCCACAATAAAATCATCGCTGCCATCAGCAATTTCTAACAAAAAAGAAAGATCAAAATTTTGATCAGATATTTCTAACTCCGACATAGCTTGGTTTAGTTATTTCAAACTTACAATTTTTTATTCAAAAAATACATTGCTGTTCAATACAAAGCATTTTAAACTCGCAATAATAAATTTAGTTGAGCAATAGTTTGATTAAGCAGCGGGTGTACATAGGCCGGTGCTATTTCGGCAAGCGGCTCAAGGGTAAACTTGCGCTTATGCAATTGCGGGTGCGGAATAATTAAATCGGGCTGGTTAATAACATCGTTGCCATAAAACAGTATGTCAATATCAATAGTTCGCGAGCCCCATTTTTCTTTACGCTCGCGGCCCAAATGCTTTTCAATATCCAATAAGGTTTTTAAAAGTTGTTGCGGTTGCAGCACGGTTTCAACCTCCAAAACCTGGTTTAAATAGTCAGGCTCATCGGTTTTCCCCCAGGCCAGCGTTTCGTGTACTTTTGATCGTTTCAGCACATTGCCAACCTGTTTTTCAATTTCGGCAATAGCACAATTTAAAAAAAAGCCCCTGTTACCAATATTACTTCCCAACAACAAAAAAACACTAATCATTGTTGTAACAAATATTGCAGTTAATACTCTTATCCATATCTATTTAGTAGTTTTGCATAGTTAAAGTTTTTTTATATTTCATGAAACAATTCTTCAAATTTGTTTTTGCCACAATAGTTGGCCTGGCTCTTACCTTCGTCCTCCTGATCTTTCTTTTAATAGGAATTGTTTCTGTAGCCACAAGTGATAAACCTGTAGATGTGCCGTCAAATTCGGTTTTGCGCATCGCACTTACTATGCCCATAAACGAGCGCACGCCCGATAACCCTTTGGCTGGTTTAAGCTTTTTAGGCTTTGATGATAATAAAACCATTGGCCTTAACGATATTTTGGCCAACATCCGCAAAGCTAAAACCGATAGCCATATTAAGGGTATTTTTTTAGATGAAAGCTATGTGCAAAGCGGCCAGGCTACTACCGAAGAAGTACGCAACGCGCTTATTGATTTTAAAAAATCGGGTAAGTTTATTGTTGCCTATTCCGAAATATATACCCAGAGCTTTTACTACCTGGCATCAGTTGCCGATAAGGTTTACATGAACCCTAAAGGGATATTTGAGCTGCATGGCTTTAGCTCGCAAGTAATGTTTTACAAAGGCGCGCTTGATAAGTTGGGCATTGATATGCAAATCATCAAAGTAGGCACTTACAAAAGCGCGGTTGAACCGTTTTTTTTAACCAAAATGAGCGATGCAAACCGTTTACAGGTAAATGCTTACTTGGGCTCTATGTACGACCACTTTTTAACCGGCATTAGCCAAAGCCGCCACATCAATAAAGATTCGTTGGCCAATATTGCCAATAATTTATTGGTGCAAAACCCCGAAGATGCGGTTAAATACAAACTGCTTGACGGGCTTAAATATAAAGACGAACTGCTTGACGAGTTGAAACAACGTACAGGAACGAGCAAAAAAAGCAACGTAAAATCGGTTAACATTGCCGATTATACAAAAGCGGGGGACGACAAAGATACCAGCGACAATGCAAGCAGCCGCATTGCCATTGTTTATGCCAGTGGCGAAATTAGCGGCGGCGAAGGCGACGATAACACCATAGGATCTGAAAAATTATCTAAAACGCTGCGCCAGGTGCGTTTAGATGATAACGTTAAAGCGGTAGTGCTGCGTGTTAACTCGCCGGGAGGCAGTTCGTTAGCCAGCGATGTAATATGGCGCGAAGTACTGCTTACCAAAAAAGTAAAACCGGTTATTGTTTCGATGGGTGATTATGCAGCATCTGGCGGTTACTACATTGCCTGCGCCGCCGATTCTATTTATGCCGAACCCAATACCGTTACAGGCTCTATAGGTATTTTTGCCATGCTGCCAAACATGCAGAAGTTTTTTAACGATAAATTAGGCCTTACCTTTGATGGTGTAAAAACGGGCAAATTTGCCGATCTGGGCGATGTTTCGCGCCCGCTTACCGAAGAAGAACGCATGATATTGCAAAACCAGGTTAACCGCGGCTACGATACATTTACCCAGGCTGTAGCCGATGGCCGCCATAAAACCCAGGCCTATATTAATAGTATTGGCCAGGGCCGAGTTTGGACGGGCAGCCAGGCCATTAAAATAGGATTAGTTGATAAGTTGGGTAACATTAACGACGCCGTTAAATCTGCCGCAAAAAAAGCCAACATTAAAACTTACAGTATAGTACCCTACCCCGAGCAAACCAGCAAGTTTAAAAATATAGGCAAAAGCTTAAGTGTTGAAGTACGCGCGGCCATGGTGAAAAGCGAATTGGGCGATAACTATCAATATTATAACCAAGTAAAACAAACCGTACAACGTAGTGGTGTACAAATGCGTATGCCGTATGATGTGGTAATAAAGTAAAATTTTAAAAAACAAAAAAGCCTCTTAAATTACAATTTAAGAGGCTTTTTTGTTTTAAATACCATATAATCTGTAAGTATGTGTAACTTCAACAATTAATTTACAATTTGTCTTGTTAATTACCAGCCGCTCCAATTATTTTCTTTCGTTACGAAACCGTTAATCATTAACAAAATCTAATTTGTTTATTGTAAACCATTAAGCATTACTATAAACGCCAAGCAAATGCAGCACATTAAAGAAATTGTTAAACTTTTAGAACATTCACAACACTACTATACAATTGCCATTGGCATGGATAGTGTTTACTTTTACGTGAGCCCTAATTATGATAGAAATTTTAGGTTGCTAAACGACACATTGCTGGGAAAGCCCTTCCATATTACCCTGCACCCTGATGATGTAAAAATGTGTGGCGATACGGGCGCAAAATGTTTTGAAACTCCTTACAAATTGCAAACCGCCATTTTACGCAAGCACGATGGCTATGGAGGTTTTATTTCGACACAATGGGAATTCAAAGCTTTATTTGACGACAATAATGCTCCCGCCGGTGTTTTTTGTATAGGCCATAATATTACAAAATATGTTGATACCCAAAAGCAACTGCTAAGTGCCGAAACCGAAATAGTCCAAAAAAACGATCAGTTGGATCAAATTAGTTTTATGCAATCGCATGTTATCCGCAAACCCTTAGCCAATATACTGGGCCTGGTACAGGTATTAGACGGCATGGATGTAGAGCCCGAACTGCACAATATAAAAATGATGATAATTGATAGCTCAACAGAGCTTGATAACGTTGTTAGAGGTATCATAGAAAAAGCAAAGAGTATTTAAAATCACATCAGAGGGGGTAGATTTACAAATCCGCACACCTACCCGCCTGCACATCTACAATCTAATTTCGTATTTTTACACCATCTGATAACTCGATGGAAAATAAACCTATTGCCCGTACCCTGCGTTTGCTTAGTCAGTTAATGGAACTGCACGAGGTTAACCCGTTCAAAATAAAATCGATAGCTAACGCAGCGTTTAAGGTTGATAAGCTTCCTTTTAAACTGGCCGATAAGCCTTTTGATGAATTAGAAAAAATTGACGGTATTGGTAAAAGTTTGGCGGGTAAAATTGCTGAGCTATTAACTACCGGCACCTTAATAGAATTGCAAGAGTTATTAGCGGCCACGCCCCCCGGCGTAGTTGAAATGCTGGCCATTAAGGGCATTGGCCCTAAAAAAATAGCCGTTATTTGGCACGACTTAAATATTGAAAACATTGGCGAACTATTTTACGCCTGTAACGAAAACCGTTTAATTGAGGCCAAAGGCTTTGGCTTAAAAACGCAGGAAGAGATACGCAAGGCCATTGAATTTAAAATGGCAAGCAGCGGCAAGTTTTTGTATGCCCAGGTTGAAACTTTCGCCCAAAACATGCTGGAACAATTACAGCAACTTTTACCCGATGCTGATATGATCATTTGCGGAGATTATCGCAGACGGGTTGAAATTATAACCGATTTAGTTTACGTTATAGGCGCAGACGACGTTGGCGAGGCCATTACTGCTTTACAACGTGCCGATTTGCTGCAAAACATGCAGGTAACCGACAACACCATTAGCGGTGAAACTGAAGCCGGTTTGGCTGTTAGTTTGGTTGTTAGCGATACCGTACATTTTTATACTGAAGTTTTTGCCCAAACCGGTAATAAAGAGCATGTTGAAGCGGTTTTAAACCGGATAAAACAACCCAACCTGGAGGTTGAAAGCGAGGAAGAAATTTATGAAAACGCGGGCCTGCCTTATATAGAACCCGAATTGCGCGAAGGCACGGCTATTATTGCCAAAGCAATAGCAAGCGAATTACCGCAACTGATAACCTATGACGACCTGAAGGGAACGCTGCACAACCACAGTACCTGGAGCGACGGTGTGCATTCGCTGGAAGAGATAGTACCTTACCTTCGCGATACGCTGGGGCTTGAGTACCTGGGCATTTGCGACCATAGCAAGAGTGCCTTTTATGCCAAAGGTTTGAGTATTGAGCGGGTTTTACAACAGCACGAGGAGATAGATTATATTAATAAAAACACGCCCGGGTTCCATATTTTTAAAGGCATCGAGTCGGACATTTTGAACGATGGCCAGTTAGATTATCCCGATGAGATATTACAGCGTTTTGATTTTATTGTAGCATCGGTACACTCAAACCTTAAAATGGACCACGATAAGGCTACCGCCCGTTTAATTAAAGCTATAGAAAACCCCTATACCACCATTCTGGGGCACCCAACAGGAAGGCTTTTACTAAGCCGTAACGGTTATAGTATTGATTATAAAAAGGTGATTGATGCCTGTGCCGCCAATGGCGTGGTTATCGAAATTAACGCCAACCCGCTTAGGCTGGATTTGGACTGGCGCTGGCACCAGTATGCGCTGGATAAAGGCGTGTGGCTATCCATAAACCCCGATGCCCACCGCAACGAGGGCTTTTTAGATATGCACTACGGCGTTTTAACCGCGCGCAAAGGTGGCTTATACAAAGAGCGTTGCCTTAATGCATTGAGCCTTGACGAGATAAAACAGGTATTTGCAAAACGGAAAGCCCACACATCAATCAATAAATAATTTGGAACAGGGCCTTAAAATACTGGTGATCCGCTTTAGCTCAATGGGCGATATTATTTATACTACCCCCGTTGTGCGCTGTTTAAAAAAGCAACTACCAGGCGCGCAGATACACTTTTTAACCAAACCTGCTTTTAAATACATTTACGATAATAACCCGTATGTTGATAAGCTACACTTGCTTAAAACAACATTGAAAGAAACTATTGCCGATATTGAGGCCGAGAAGTTTGATTATATTATTGATTTGCATAACAACCTGCGCACCT includes:
- a CDS encoding Hpt domain-containing protein encodes the protein MSELEISDQNFDLSFLLEIADGSDDFIVESIELFIKQTPELMYAIDNAIRSKEWVTATQAAHKLKPNLGFFGMTDSQALMQEVEALAKLGQDNPLIRTKFNEIIARVKPTLAKLEIVMKAKAANL
- the folK gene encoding 2-amino-4-hydroxy-6-hydroxymethyldihydropteridine diphosphokinase translates to MISVFLLLGSNIGNRGFFLNCAIAEIEKQVGNVLKRSKVHETLAWGKTDEPDYLNQVLEVETVLQPQQLLKTLLDIEKHLGRERKEKWGSRTIDIDILFYGNDVINQPDLIIPHPQLHKRKFTLEPLAEIAPAYVHPLLNQTIAQLNLLLRV
- the sppA gene encoding signal peptide peptidase SppA; the protein is MKQFFKFVFATIVGLALTFVLLIFLLIGIVSVATSDKPVDVPSNSVLRIALTMPINERTPDNPLAGLSFLGFDDNKTIGLNDILANIRKAKTDSHIKGIFLDESYVQSGQATTEEVRNALIDFKKSGKFIVAYSEIYTQSFYYLASVADKVYMNPKGIFELHGFSSQVMFYKGALDKLGIDMQIIKVGTYKSAVEPFFLTKMSDANRLQVNAYLGSMYDHFLTGISQSRHINKDSLANIANNLLVQNPEDAVKYKLLDGLKYKDELLDELKQRTGTSKKSNVKSVNIADYTKAGDDKDTSDNASSRIAIVYASGEISGGEGDDNTIGSEKLSKTLRQVRLDDNVKAVVLRVNSPGGSSLASDVIWREVLLTKKVKPVIVSMGDYAASGGYYIACAADSIYAEPNTVTGSIGIFAMLPNMQKFFNDKLGLTFDGVKTGKFADLGDVSRPLTEEERMILQNQVNRGYDTFTQAVADGRHKTQAYINSIGQGRVWTGSQAIKIGLVDKLGNINDAVKSAAKKANIKTYSIVPYPEQTSKFKNIGKSLSVEVRAAMVKSELGDNYQYYNQVKQTVQRSGVQMRMPYDVVIK
- a CDS encoding helix-hairpin-helix domain-containing protein, with translation MENKPIARTLRLLSQLMELHEVNPFKIKSIANAAFKVDKLPFKLADKPFDELEKIDGIGKSLAGKIAELLTTGTLIELQELLAATPPGVVEMLAIKGIGPKKIAVIWHDLNIENIGELFYACNENRLIEAKGFGLKTQEEIRKAIEFKMASSGKFLYAQVETFAQNMLEQLQQLLPDADMIICGDYRRRVEIITDLVYVIGADDVGEAITALQRADLLQNMQVTDNTISGETEAGLAVSLVVSDTVHFYTEVFAQTGNKEHVEAVLNRIKQPNLEVESEEEIYENAGLPYIEPELREGTAIIAKAIASELPQLITYDDLKGTLHNHSTWSDGVHSLEEIVPYLRDTLGLEYLGICDHSKSAFYAKGLSIERVLQQHEEIDYINKNTPGFHIFKGIESDILNDGQLDYPDEILQRFDFIVASVHSNLKMDHDKATARLIKAIENPYTTILGHPTGRLLLSRNGYSIDYKKVIDACAANGVVIEINANPLRLDLDWRWHQYALDKGVWLSINPDAHRNEGFLDMHYGVLTARKGGLYKERCLNALSLDEIKQVFAKRKAHTSINK